A region of the Bacillus sp. NP247 genome:
AATATATGCTGTGGATCGTATTAATGATAAGACTTCTTTTACCATGGTCACCAGATAGCTCTTATAGTATTTATTCATTACTTTCCTATAGTTCTAGTGTATCGGAAGTTATTCCAAAAAATATGCCGTCTACTGAGAGTATAGTGAACATAGAAACCAATCATACAGTGGAATTGGAATCAAATTCTGAAACTGTGACAAAAAATGGTGAACCTGAAGTAAACGCGAGTGCGGAACAACAGACTACATTTTCTTTATACAAATTTGCTCTATATGTTTGGCTAGCTGGGGTAATCGTATTAGCAGTCATAACGTTTATTACAAATAGACGTTTATATTCTTACATAAAGAAACAAGCGGATATTACGGATGAACAGGTCGTTACAGTGTTTAATCGCTGTAAGCAGTCTATGAAAATGAAGAAGGCAGTTTCATTACGTCTAGCAGGAAAGATTGCGAGCCCAACTGTTTTCAGTTTCTTTCGTCCGAAAGTATTACTATCAAAAAAACATATGAAAGTATTAAATGAGCAACAATTACAATATGTCTTTTACCATGAGTTAGCTCATATTAAGAGAAACGACGTAGCTGTAAATTGGATTATGTACAGCTTACTTCTATTAAATTGGTTCAATCCGATTCTTTGGTACGCCTATTTCTGTATGCGAGAAGATCAAGAATTAGCCTGTGATGCATATGCGCTTACTTTTATAGATAAAGAGGAGCAAATTGCATACGGTCATACAATTATTACCCTTTTAGAACATTATTCTTATCAAGCACCCAGCCTAGCAAATTTGAGTAGAAATAAACGAACACTAAAAAGGAGAATCGTTATGATTAAAAAGTTCCAAAAGAAATCTTATCGTCTTTCTTTAATTGGGGTCATTGCTATAGCTGCTATAGCAGGCGGATTTTTATTAAATGCAAGGATAACTGAGGGGGATGAAAGACAGAAAGAAAAGGTTGTAGAAAAAAAGCAATCTAAAGCGGCTTTTGAAAAAGCGATAGAAACAGTATTAGGTACACCGGAGAATGCAAGTAGCGAATGGGGGATGTCAATAAAGTCATATAAAAGGGATACAGATTTTTTGTATTTGGCAGAAAAGAATTTTACACAAGAAGAATTTGATCAGTATGTTCAATTATTTAAGGAAGCTAAAGAAATTCATAAAAAAGCAATGGTTAAGAAAAAAGTACCTGAGAATTATGACGGAGATACAAAGGAATTTAAGCGTGAACGCTTGAATAAAACTGATCAAGAAAGATTAGCTACTATTGAGAAGAAATTAATTCCACTTTCGGAAAAGGTGGAGAAGTCTTTAACATATTCTATAGAAGAAGCGAAAGATCATGTACCATTTCAAATTAAGCACCCGTCTTATATGGTTGAAGGTTATGAGTTGAAGAGAGAATGGGCGGATTCATATTTTGGAAGAGATATAGAATTAGTTGTTAAATCAGAATATACAAAGGGAGAATATGGTTTTACAATTTATCAATCAAGGGTTTATGCAGGTGGTAATAAGGATCCACTACACTACATGATACCTGGAGAAGAGAATCTAGAAAGTTATAATTTAGAAGGAAAAACAATGGTTTTTAACAAATCTCATCGAGACGATAGTAAGTTAAAAGGGTTAAAGATGTTTGTTCCTGAACAAGGAAAGAATAGTGAGTATCAAATTGTGATAGTGAACAATATTTTCACAAGAGATACGGGAATATACAAAGAAATAATCGACGATAAGCTAACTAAGAAAGAGATGGAGAAAATATTACTTTCTATGTCCAAATAATAGACAGTGTTCTTAAACTTTTGGTTTTAAGAACGCTGTCTATTTAATTAGATTTCTAGTGTGATCTAGCCAGCAATTATTATGAATATATTCTAGCTTTCCATACAAGTATAATTTTTGATACACTATGGACAGTATGGTATAACTTGACTGGAATGTTTTTATACTGGGAATAACTAAAAAGAGAGCTTGTATAGAATGTAAGCGTGTGGTAATATCAAATATGTACTGATTGACTATATTATCCAATTGGTCATTTTTGGAGGTGACGATGTGGCGATAGATCGAAAA
Encoded here:
- a CDS encoding M56 family metallopeptidase, which produces MIDMIINLYLPHFFDWLIETSLMASILVGFILCIKVLFRNKLTPRWQYMLWIVLMIRLLLPWSPDSSYSIYSLLSYSSSVSEVIPKNMPSTESIVNIETNHTVELESNSETVTKNGEPEVNASAEQQTTFSLYKFALYVWLAGVIVLAVITFITNRRLYSYIKKQADITDEQVVTVFNRCKQSMKMKKAVSLRLAGKIASPTVFSFFRPKVLLSKKHMKVLNEQQLQYVFYHELAHIKRNDVAVNWIMYSLLLLNWFNPILWYAYFCMREDQELACDAYALTFIDKEEQIAYGHTIITLLEHYSYQAPSLANLSRNKRTLKRRIVMIKKFQKKSYRLSLIGVIAIAAIAGGFLLNARITEGDERQKEKVVEKKQSKAAFEKAIETVLGTPENASSEWGMSIKSYKRDTDFLYLAEKNFTQEEFDQYVQLFKEAKEIHKKAMVKKKVPENYDGDTKEFKRERLNKTDQERLATIEKKLIPLSEKVEKSLTYSIEEAKDHVPFQIKHPSYMVEGYELKREWADSYFGRDIELVVKSEYTKGEYGFTIYQSRVYAGGNKDPLHYMIPGEENLESYNLEGKTMVFNKSHRDDSKLKGLKMFVPEQGKNSEYQIVIVNNIFTRDTGIYKEIIDDKLTKKEMEKILLSMSK